The Formosa sp. Hel1_33_131 genome window below encodes:
- the cdaA gene encoding diadenylate cyclase CdaA, with translation MDIFKDLLNFNILDLIDIALVAFLLYYVYKLIKGTVAINIFFGIVIFYLFYLLVDVLQMRMLSKILGGFMSVGIIALIVVFQPEIRKFLLMIGSTNLSKSGSFMKRFSFVKAQQNTASDAEVIVKSCTKMGSSKTGALIVIERNNNLDFLVETGDDMKITVTQPILESIFFKNSPLHDGAIIISENVIKATRVILPVNNEKNIPSRFGLRHRAAIGITEKTDALALVVSEETGQLSYVNNGEFVIYTDTQDLIEKIKADLS, from the coding sequence GTGGACATATTCAAAGACTTATTAAACTTCAATATATTAGACCTTATCGACATTGCTTTAGTCGCATTTTTGCTGTACTATGTCTATAAATTGATCAAAGGCACCGTTGCCATCAATATCTTTTTTGGGATTGTAATTTTTTACCTCTTTTATTTATTGGTAGATGTGTTACAGATGCGCATGCTAAGCAAAATCTTAGGCGGTTTTATGAGTGTTGGAATCATTGCTTTAATTGTAGTGTTTCAACCAGAAATTCGTAAGTTTTTATTAATGATTGGCTCCACAAATTTGAGCAAAAGCGGTTCCTTTATGAAACGTTTTAGTTTTGTAAAAGCACAACAGAATACGGCTTCTGATGCTGAAGTCATTGTAAAATCCTGCACCAAAATGGGCAGCAGCAAAACTGGGGCATTGATTGTGATTGAACGCAATAATAATTTAGATTTTTTGGTAGAAACGGGAGATGACATGAAAATTACCGTGACGCAACCTATTCTGGAAAGTATCTTTTTTAAGAACAGTCCCCTTCATGATGGGGCTATTATAATTTCAGAAAACGTAATCAAGGCTACACGAGTAATTCTCCCTGTTAATAACGAGAAAAACATCCCTTCCCGCTTTGGACTACGCCACCGTGCTGCGATTGGAATTACTGAAAAAACAGATGCACTGGCTCTTGTGGTGAGTGAGGAAACTGGACAGCTTTCCTATGTAAATAACGGAGAGTTTGTGATCTATACAGATACGCAAGATTTGATCGAGAAAATCAAAGCCGATTTATCTTAA
- the folP gene encoding dihydropteroate synthase → MTLNCNGQLIDLNTPKVMGILNVTPNSFYDGGRFKDKKSMLTQVEKLLKEGATFIDIGAYSSQPGADFVSEEEELKRLIPIVNSVVKTFPESRISIDSFRSRVIKTSIEAGAAMVNDISGGQLDPLMFETVGTLGVPYIMMHMRGTPQTMQKMTNYSDVVKEVYTYFTERIQLARTHQLKDIILDLGFGFSKTIEQNFELLAMFDYYNNLNLPLLAGVSRKSMIYKTLNTTANQALNGSTALHMVALQKGAKLLRVHDVKEAMECIQLHKALQK, encoded by the coding sequence ATGACTCTCAATTGTAACGGCCAACTAATTGACCTCAACACTCCTAAAGTGATGGGTATTTTGAATGTGACTCCCAACTCATTTTATGATGGTGGACGCTTTAAAGACAAAAAAAGTATGTTAACACAAGTTGAAAAATTACTGAAGGAAGGGGCTACTTTTATCGATATTGGTGCTTATAGCTCGCAACCAGGCGCTGATTTTGTTTCGGAAGAGGAAGAATTAAAACGACTTATTCCCATTGTGAACTCCGTTGTCAAGACCTTTCCTGAGAGCCGTATTTCGATTGATAGTTTTAGAAGCCGTGTTATTAAAACATCCATTGAAGCTGGTGCCGCAATGGTCAATGATATTTCTGGGGGTCAATTAGATCCCTTAATGTTTGAAACGGTTGGAACGCTCGGTGTCCCTTATATTATGATGCACATGCGCGGCACACCGCAAACGATGCAAAAAATGACCAACTATTCGGATGTGGTAAAAGAGGTTTATACTTATTTTACTGAACGGATTCAATTGGCAAGAACACACCAACTAAAAGATATCATTTTAGATCTTGGGTTTGGCTTCTCGAAAACTATTGAACAGAATTTTGAACTTTTAGCGATGTTCGATTATTACAACAACTTAAACCTCCCTCTTTTGGCGGGAGTTTCTAGAAAATCGATGATTTATAAAACCTTAAATACGACAGCAAACCAAGCGCTTAACGGCAGTACAGCACTGCATATGGTGGCACTTCAAAAAGGTGCGAAACTCTTAAGGGTTCACGATGTGAAAGAAGCCATGGAATGCATTCAACTTCATAAGGCGCTTCAAAAATAG
- a CDS encoding DUF1599 domain-containing protein: MQNTSKEYDAVVQVCQDLFSKKMKDYGCAWRILRLPSLTDQIFIKAQRIRGLQQNAIQKVEEGAASEFVGIINYCVMALIQIEKGVVEQPDLSFEEAVALYEDKIAVTKQLMLDKNHDYGEAWRDMRVSSLTDLILQKLLRVKQIEDNAGHTLVSEGIDANYQDMINYAIFALIHLNES, from the coding sequence ATGCAAAATACTTCAAAAGAATACGATGCCGTTGTACAAGTCTGCCAAGATCTGTTTAGTAAAAAGATGAAAGACTATGGATGCGCATGGCGAATTCTTAGATTACCTTCGTTAACAGACCAGATTTTCATCAAGGCACAGCGCATTAGAGGACTTCAGCAAAACGCCATTCAAAAGGTAGAGGAGGGCGCTGCAAGTGAGTTTGTGGGGATCATTAATTATTGCGTCATGGCACTCATTCAAATTGAAAAGGGAGTTGTGGAGCAGCCCGACTTGTCATTTGAGGAAGCGGTAGCGTTGTATGAAGACAAAATTGCGGTCACCAAACAGTTGATGCTGGATAAAAATCACGATTATGGCGAAGCCTGGCGCGATATGCGTGTGAGTTCCTTGACCGATTTGATTTTACAAAAATTATTACGGGTCAAACAAATAGAAGACAATGCCGGCCACACCCTTGTTAGCGAGGGAATTGACGCCAATTATCAGGATATGATCAATTATGCCATCTTTGCTTTAATTCACTTAAACGAATCTTAA
- a CDS encoding BT_3928 family protein, producing MKILVPFSRIFVGILFIISGFIKLNDPLGFSYKLQEYFSAEVLNIPFLEPYALIISVLVVVFEVVLGVFLLIGYKPKFTVWSLLLMIVFFTFLTFYSAYFDKVKDCGCFGDALKLTPWESFTKDVVLLAFVLILFFGKSYITPIFKPLPNTILALLSFIASLAFGYHVLMHLPSIDFRAYKIGDNLIKNMSTPVDAPKAVQEFTWVFNVNGEEKTIVTDGSYPNVEGDYVSVETEVIDEGYQPSILDFSIESEDEDLTNAFLNEEKLIMIVSYNLDTAEKEGLQNLKALSENAQAKGYTVIGLSASGEDAISKINETYGLNFEFYLCDEKALKTVVRSNPGVLELNKGTVQQKVHWNDIDNLDL from the coding sequence ATGAAAATCTTAGTTCCTTTCTCTCGTATTTTTGTTGGAATTTTATTTATAATTTCAGGCTTTATAAAACTCAATGATCCTTTGGGGTTTTCTTATAAACTTCAAGAATATTTTAGTGCAGAGGTTTTAAATATTCCTTTTTTGGAACCCTATGCGCTTATCATTTCTGTTTTGGTGGTGGTTTTTGAAGTCGTTCTTGGCGTGTTTTTATTGATTGGATACAAGCCAAAATTCACCGTATGGAGCTTGTTGCTCATGATTGTGTTTTTTACGTTTCTCACCTTTTATTCTGCATACTTTGATAAAGTGAAGGATTGTGGATGTTTTGGCGATGCTTTAAAATTAACCCCTTGGGAAAGCTTCACAAAAGATGTGGTCTTATTGGCGTTTGTATTGATTTTGTTTTTTGGAAAATCGTACATCACTCCTATATTTAAGCCGTTACCAAACACTATTCTTGCACTTCTGAGTTTTATAGCCAGTCTTGCTTTTGGATACCATGTGTTGATGCATTTACCGAGTATTGATTTTAGAGCTTACAAAATAGGGGATAACCTCATTAAAAACATGAGTACCCCTGTAGATGCGCCTAAAGCCGTTCAAGAATTTACATGGGTTTTTAATGTAAATGGAGAAGAAAAAACAATTGTAACCGATGGGTCTTATCCCAATGTTGAGGGTGATTACGTGAGTGTAGAAACGGAAGTTATTGACGAAGGCTATCAGCCCTCCATTTTGGATTTCTCGATAGAATCTGAGGATGAAGATTTGACCAACGCTTTTCTTAACGAAGAAAAACTCATCATGATTGTATCTTATAATTTGGACACCGCAGAAAAAGAAGGCTTGCAAAACCTGAAAGCCTTATCGGAAAATGCACAGGCGAAAGGCTATACTGTTATTGGGTTAAGTGCTTCTGGAGAAGATGCAATTTCCAAAATAAATGAAACCTACGGACTTAATTTTGAGTTTTATCTATGTGATGAAAAAGCTCTCAAAACCGTGGTGCGTTCCAACCCAGGTGTCTTGGAATTAAATAAAGGTACGGTCCAACAAAAAGTACACTGGAATGACATTGATAATTTAGATCTTTAA
- a CDS encoding ABC transporter permease has protein sequence MGRYILKKIQHSFWTLLGVVTTIFFLFNVLPGDPAQMMLGQNEDQAQLAIVKQKYGFDQPVLTQYLYYLNDLSPLSFHSNSDEDYTFLESHPYSFQSLFKTVNTTVVLKYPYLRTSFTKQGKKVSQILKETLPNTIILAVASICVALVLGLFLGVISALYKDHWVDKTILVVSTFGMSLPSFFSAILAAWIFGFLLHHYTGLEMTGSLYELDDFGEVYQLKLKNLILPALVLGIRPLAVVTQLMRNSLLEVFNQDYIRTARAKGLSEFQIITKHAMKNALNPVVTAISGWFASLLAGAVFVEYIFAWNGLGKEIVNALNTLDLPVIMGAVLIIALTFVLINIFVDIIYTYLDPKIKLDS, from the coding sequence TTGGGGAGATATATATTAAAAAAAATACAGCATTCATTTTGGACACTTTTAGGAGTTGTCACCACTATATTTTTTCTATTCAATGTCTTGCCCGGCGATCCGGCACAAATGATGCTAGGTCAAAATGAAGACCAAGCACAATTGGCAATCGTAAAACAAAAATATGGATTTGATCAGCCTGTACTTACACAATATTTGTACTATCTAAATGATTTATCACCCTTGTCATTTCATTCAAATTCCGATGAAGATTACACCTTTTTAGAATCCCATCCTTACAGTTTTCAATCCTTGTTTAAAACCGTCAATACCACCGTCGTTTTAAAATATCCATACCTTCGTACGTCCTTCACCAAGCAAGGAAAAAAAGTCAGTCAAATACTTAAAGAAACACTTCCAAACACCATTATTCTGGCGGTTGCTTCTATTTGTGTGGCGTTGGTATTGGGGCTATTTTTAGGAGTGATTTCCGCATTGTATAAAGACCATTGGGTCGATAAAACAATTTTGGTAGTCAGTACTTTTGGGATGAGTTTGCCTTCTTTTTTTAGTGCTATTTTGGCCGCTTGGATTTTTGGATTTTTATTACACCACTACACGGGATTGGAAATGACGGGGAGTCTTTATGAATTGGATGACTTTGGAGAGGTCTATCAATTAAAACTAAAAAACTTAATATTACCCGCCTTGGTTCTAGGAATCCGTCCGTTGGCGGTTGTTACACAACTGATGCGTAACTCATTGTTAGAAGTCTTTAATCAAGATTATATTCGCACCGCACGTGCCAAAGGCTTGAGTGAATTTCAAATTATTACCAAACACGCGATGAAAAATGCGCTCAATCCCGTGGTTACTGCGATCTCAGGTTGGTTTGCCTCTCTGTTGGCTGGCGCTGTTTTTGTAGAATATATATTTGCATGGAATGGATTGGGTAAAGAAATCGTAAATGCACTAAACACCTTAGATTTACCCGTAATTATGGGGGCTGTTTTAATAATTGCCCTTACTTTTGTGCTGATCAATATTTTTGTTGATATTATTTACACCTATTTAGATCCAAAAATTAAATTAGACTCTTAA
- a CDS encoding TlpA family protein disulfide reductase, translating into MKHIFLVSLFVSTLLSCQNRVETEFSEAALNDAFVTLNGDSILFKTILENHQGNTVFIDVWASWCKDCLEGLPSVKALQAKHSEVDFVYLSLDKTQKAWRKGVDRLEIKGDHYLMQSGWKGAMGTFLDLDWIPRYMIIDKQGTIKVFNAIKTSDITLINNLK; encoded by the coding sequence ATGAAACACATATTTTTAGTATCACTCTTCGTTAGTACACTGTTAAGTTGTCAAAATCGCGTCGAAACTGAATTTTCAGAGGCCGCTTTAAACGATGCGTTTGTGACACTAAATGGAGATTCTATTTTATTTAAAACCATTTTGGAAAACCACCAAGGCAACACTGTTTTTATAGATGTTTGGGCCTCTTGGTGTAAAGATTGTTTGGAAGGCTTGCCAAGTGTGAAAGCACTTCAGGCGAAGCATTCCGAAGTTGATTTTGTGTATTTATCTTTAGATAAAACGCAAAAGGCTTGGAGAAAAGGGGTCGATAGATTAGAAATTAAAGGCGATCATTACTTGATGCAATCTGGATGGAAAGGAGCCATGGGCACATTTTTAGATTTGGATTGGATTCCTCGCTATATGATTATTGACAAACAAGGAACGATTAAAGTTTTTAATGCCATTAAAACATCAGATATAACACTAATAAATAATTTAAAATGA
- the tpiA gene encoding triose-phosphate isomerase: MRKQIVAGNWKMNNDYVDSELFVSKLLKELKHSKAEVIIAPPFTSLLASSNSVKGSRVIVAAQNMHFAENGAYTGEISAAMLQSVGVKTVILGHSERRAYFNETDALLAKKVDTALAHNMRAIFCFGEELEDRKSGNEETIVEGQIKNALFHLPASAWEHIVLAYEPVWAIGTGETASPQQAQDMHAFIRQTIANQYSADLAAEVSILYGGSVKPANAKEIFSKTDVDGGLIGGAALDVEQFTAIINAF, encoded by the coding sequence ATGAGAAAACAAATTGTAGCAGGAAATTGGAAAATGAATAACGACTATGTTGATTCAGAATTATTCGTTTCTAAACTGCTGAAGGAATTGAAACACAGTAAAGCAGAAGTTATTATTGCACCCCCATTTACGAGTCTTTTAGCATCTTCAAACTCAGTTAAAGGCAGTCGAGTTATAGTGGCTGCTCAAAACATGCATTTTGCAGAAAACGGAGCTTATACAGGTGAGATCAGTGCAGCAATGCTTCAAAGTGTTGGCGTTAAAACGGTTATTTTAGGACACAGTGAGCGTCGTGCGTATTTTAATGAAACCGATGCCCTTTTAGCTAAAAAAGTAGATACGGCATTAGCTCACAATATGCGTGCGATATTCTGTTTTGGAGAAGAATTGGAAGATCGTAAATCGGGAAATGAAGAAACGATTGTCGAAGGACAAATTAAGAATGCCTTATTTCATTTGCCAGCATCTGCCTGGGAGCATATTGTATTGGCTTATGAGCCAGTTTGGGCCATTGGAACAGGGGAAACAGCATCTCCACAACAAGCACAAGACATGCATGCTTTTATACGTCAAACCATTGCGAACCAATATTCAGCGGACTTAGCAGCTGAGGTTTCTATTTTGTATGGTGGAAGTGTGAAGCCCGCAAATGCAAAAGAAATTTTTTCAAAAACAGATGTTGATGGCGGTCTAATTGGCGGCGCAGCATTGGATGTAGAGCAATTTACAGCCATCATAAACGCATTTT